In Armatimonadota bacterium, a single genomic region encodes these proteins:
- a CDS encoding Gfo/Idh/MocA family oxidoreductase, giving the protein MSANNKVTIGVIGTGIMGPSDMTNLLNVEDVEVAALCDVDDAQLAPALATAEKRQSKMPDAYKDYRKLLERKDIDAVVIATPDHWHAIQFIHSAQAGKDIYIEKPLSHHIVETQAMVRAHRRYKRVVQVGTWQRSTGEFVQAIELVRGGTLGKVVHIRTWTTDSRNVGRKPITEPPKGLDYDAWLGPAQPQPYQSNVVHWGWRMRKNTGGARTTDWGVHMIDIALLAMSKDQDIVMPHKVVASGGKWSAVNDDRDAPDSIDAIMTFPEHEFAMTWSVLRDHPGKPEHGIEWVFADGKTLRAWRGGIKLLDPDGKDLGVKKEPYGETGHWQNFVDCIKSKELPRSSLESMARTTDVCHLANVAVYSGEQIVWDSKKMDIVGKEGKDTWAYRRPYRKGYSLPS; this is encoded by the coding sequence ATGAGCGCGAACAACAAAGTCACCATTGGCGTGATCGGAACCGGAATCATGGGTCCGAGCGACATGACGAACTTGCTCAACGTCGAGGACGTCGAGGTCGCGGCTCTGTGCGATGTTGACGACGCGCAATTGGCTCCGGCTCTGGCTACCGCTGAGAAGCGTCAGTCCAAGATGCCGGACGCGTACAAGGACTACCGAAAGCTCCTTGAGCGAAAAGACATCGACGCAGTTGTGATTGCGACGCCGGACCACTGGCATGCGATCCAGTTCATCCACTCCGCTCAGGCTGGTAAGGATATCTACATCGAAAAGCCACTGAGCCACCATATCGTGGAGACTCAGGCGATGGTTAGGGCGCATCGACGTTACAAGCGGGTCGTTCAGGTTGGTACTTGGCAGCGGAGTACCGGAGAGTTCGTTCAGGCGATTGAACTGGTCCGTGGCGGAACGCTTGGCAAAGTCGTTCACATTCGCACTTGGACAACCGACTCTCGGAACGTTGGTCGAAAGCCAATTACCGAGCCGCCGAAGGGGCTCGACTACGACGCTTGGCTCGGCCCGGCCCAGCCTCAGCCGTACCAATCGAATGTCGTCCATTGGGGATGGCGGATGCGGAAGAACACCGGTGGTGCGAGAACCACTGATTGGGGCGTTCACATGATCGACATAGCTTTGCTGGCGATGTCGAAGGACCAAGACATCGTGATGCCTCACAAGGTTGTGGCTAGCGGCGGTAAGTGGTCGGCCGTGAATGATGATCGAGACGCCCCCGATAGTATCGACGCGATCATGACATTTCCTGAGCATGAGTTTGCGATGACTTGGTCGGTCTTGCGCGATCACCCTGGTAAGCCGGAACATGGCATCGAATGGGTCTTTGCCGATGGCAAGACTCTTCGAGCTTGGCGAGGCGGAATCAAGCTACTTGACCCGGACGGGAAGGACCTTGGAGTGAAGAAGGAGCCTTACGGAGAGACCGGGCACTGGCAGAACTTTGTGGATTGCATCAAGTCGAAAGAGCTTCCGAGGTCTTCGCTCGAGTCGATGGCTCGGACGACGGATGTTTGTCACCTGGCAAACGTTGCGGTTTACTCAGGCGAGCAGATCGTTTGGGACAGCAAGAAGATGGACATCGTTGGCAAAGAAGGGAAGGACACCTGGGCTTATCGGCGCCCTTATCGCAAGGGGTATTCGCTTCCTTCATAG
- a CDS encoding FtsW/RodA/SpoVE family cell cycle protein, which produces MASITLRPTSESRSSSVGIDWWLIVSAVALTLVGLGVIYSSHYGETTKFFKDQLMNIGVGVVPLSIFAFIHPRVWAKIMPLVYGLNLLALVAVKFMGKTVNGAERWVKVGPIQLQPSEMAKILLVITLAAFYASRQERMKEFSTFAIGLLHMAVPIVFVFIQPHLGASLLLVAVWVALSLVAGVPPKFLALVVGVVVALAGLVLFVTPVRKAVLKPYQEERVLALIQGGTKTADEKKRGVVKGDDYQVQQGFYAIANGGLAGTGFLKGTQKLNVPEQETDFIFTVFSEEFGLLGSVALLGLFALLFYRLWLGMLAASDFYYQMVLAGILTVFAFHFFVNVGMVLKIFPVVGLWCPFLSKGGTAIWLCMSLVGLAVNVRTRERAVLF; this is translated from the coding sequence ATGGCTTCGATCACCCTCCGGCCGACCAGTGAAAGCCGCTCCTCCAGCGTGGGGATCGACTGGTGGTTGATTGTCTCAGCAGTAGCGCTTACCTTGGTCGGCCTCGGGGTCATTTATAGTTCACACTACGGTGAGACGACGAAGTTCTTCAAAGATCAACTGATGAACATCGGGGTTGGAGTCGTTCCACTGAGCATCTTTGCCTTCATCCACCCAAGAGTTTGGGCGAAGATAATGCCGCTCGTATACGGGCTAAACCTGCTCGCGCTCGTTGCGGTTAAGTTCATGGGAAAAACCGTTAACGGTGCAGAGCGATGGGTCAAAGTTGGTCCGATTCAGCTTCAACCTAGCGAGATGGCGAAGATCCTGCTGGTAATTACGCTAGCGGCATTTTATGCGTCTAGGCAGGAGCGAATGAAGGAGTTCAGCACATTTGCGATCGGCCTGTTGCACATGGCTGTTCCAATCGTCTTTGTCTTCATCCAACCTCACCTAGGCGCGTCCCTCTTGCTCGTGGCCGTTTGGGTGGCTCTCTCATTGGTCGCTGGCGTGCCGCCAAAATTCCTTGCTCTCGTCGTTGGAGTCGTTGTCGCTCTCGCGGGTCTAGTCCTCTTCGTCACTCCAGTGAGGAAAGCCGTCCTTAAACCCTATCAGGAAGAGCGCGTCCTTGCGTTGATTCAAGGAGGCACAAAGACCGCGGACGAGAAGAAGCGGGGAGTTGTTAAAGGCGATGACTACCAAGTCCAACAAGGGTTTTACGCAATCGCGAACGGCGGCCTTGCCGGCACCGGCTTCCTGAAAGGAACCCAAAAGCTCAACGTTCCTGAGCAAGAGACTGACTTCATCTTCACCGTGTTCAGCGAGGAGTTTGGACTTCTCGGAAGCGTTGCGCTACTCGGGCTGTTCGCCCTTCTCTTCTATCGGCTATGGCTCGGCATGCTCGCCGCATCCGACTTTTACTACCAAATGGTTCTGGCCGGAATCCTGACCGTTTTCGCGTTCCACTTCTTTGTGAACGTCGGAATGGTGCTCAAAATCTTCCCCGTCGTTGGTCTCTGGTGCCCGTTCCTAAGCAAAGGCGGCACAGCCATTTGGCTCTGTATGTCGCTGGTAGGTCTGGCAGTGAATGTGCGAACGAGAGAACGAGCTGTGCTGTTTTAG
- a CDS encoding putative ABC exporter domain-containing protein: protein MKPLFFLWARQILNGIKRAVSSPKRLISVLVGLGYYIGFFLRPWEKPTDFTKKGGPLLPKGITFDLANVEPVVFLIFMNISILMAAGVFAMKNTFKPADVDVLFPTPVSSRLVMYFRLFREYFLTLFFPLIILFFGFKPLSSLAAGLKKGDPQGFDLAIRGMVLSWLLMAAVWVALSYALSFYLAKNEKHSRKILRISGWTIALAVAIVLATFGAKMYIDPSWKTIVATTQMPHVRAIMIIPYLSTVIAVGSFGGSLMSTVVAVLALGLLIAVSLRYASNLSGWMYDQAATRGFQGQTMRDMQRKGDMSGMMAEHARSGKVKRGRIAQKIQDVKLLNGWALIYKEWLIQARTGIGMSFVFMLILGFMAVMFLSIPEKRERVLPFVYLGLVGFMTANFGSIAALNGFQETLRRVEVIKPLPLTSRQIAFYEVAAKSFVAILLALVPYTIGLIYKPGLWQFHLAGLIASPAIGVGMVSAVFLVVVLFPDFDDPTQRSFRGLMQLLAMVFVMAPAIGLFLLFIGLIHTSPLVPAVLTAGVMCGIVALFTSLAGRFYVDYNPSE from the coding sequence ATGAAGCCACTCTTCTTCCTCTGGGCGAGGCAGATTCTCAACGGGATCAAGCGCGCCGTGAGCTCGCCAAAGCGGCTCATCTCCGTCCTAGTAGGTTTGGGCTACTACATTGGCTTCTTCCTGCGACCCTGGGAAAAGCCAACCGACTTCACCAAAAAGGGTGGCCCACTCCTTCCCAAAGGAATCACCTTCGATTTAGCGAATGTTGAGCCCGTCGTATTCCTCATCTTCATGAACATCAGCATCCTTATGGCGGCTGGCGTCTTCGCGATGAAAAACACCTTTAAGCCCGCCGACGTCGATGTCTTGTTTCCTACCCCGGTTTCATCCCGACTCGTGATGTATTTCCGGTTGTTCCGCGAATACTTCCTAACACTTTTCTTCCCTCTCATCATCCTGTTCTTCGGATTCAAACCGCTCTCCAGTCTTGCCGCTGGTCTCAAGAAAGGCGATCCCCAGGGGTTTGATCTGGCGATTCGAGGGATGGTTCTCTCTTGGCTGCTCATGGCGGCGGTGTGGGTGGCGCTGAGCTACGCGCTTTCGTTCTATCTCGCCAAAAACGAAAAGCACTCCAGGAAGATTCTCCGAATATCTGGGTGGACAATCGCCCTTGCCGTCGCAATCGTTCTCGCCACCTTCGGTGCGAAAATGTATATCGACCCCTCATGGAAGACAATCGTGGCAACCACCCAGATGCCCCACGTCCGGGCGATCATGATCATTCCGTACCTCTCTACTGTGATTGCCGTTGGCTCCTTCGGTGGTTCGTTGATGAGTACAGTGGTGGCTGTTTTGGCACTCGGCCTCCTGATCGCGGTCTCACTCCGCTACGCTTCCAACCTCAGCGGCTGGATGTACGATCAAGCCGCGACCCGCGGATTCCAAGGCCAAACAATGCGCGACATGCAGCGCAAAGGCGACATGTCTGGCATGATGGCCGAACATGCCCGCTCTGGGAAGGTCAAGCGAGGTCGGATCGCCCAAAAAATCCAGGACGTAAAGCTCCTGAATGGCTGGGCATTGATTTACAAGGAGTGGCTGATCCAGGCTCGCACCGGGATCGGAATGAGTTTTGTGTTCATGCTCATCCTCGGGTTTATGGCGGTCATGTTCCTCAGCATCCCGGAAAAGCGCGAGCGCGTATTGCCATTCGTCTACCTGGGCCTTGTCGGTTTCATGACTGCAAACTTTGGCTCAATCGCCGCTCTCAATGGATTCCAAGAAACCCTTCGCCGGGTCGAAGTCATCAAACCGCTCCCACTCACGTCTCGTCAGATTGCGTTCTATGAAGTCGCAGCAAAGTCATTTGTCGCGATTCTCCTGGCACTTGTTCCGTACACAATCGGCCTGATCTACAAGCCGGGACTCTGGCAATTCCACCTCGCCGGACTCATTGCCTCCCCAGCGATCGGCGTCGGAATGGTCAGCGCGGTCTTCTTGGTCGTCGTTCTGTTCCCTGATTTCGACGACCCAACTCAGCGCTCCTTTCGGGGTCTCATGCAGCTCCTGGCAATGGTGTTCGTTATGGCGCCGGCCATCGGCCTTTTCCTGCTCTTCATTGGACTGATCCATACCTCACCACTCGTTCCCGCTGTGCTCACTGCCGGTGTCATGTGCGGGATCGTCGCGCTCTTCACCTCGCTGGCCGGGAGGTTCTATGTTGACTACAACCCTTCCGAGTAA
- a CDS encoding ABC transporter ATP-binding protein: MLEVQGLVKEYKEYRAVNELSFRINPGEIVGLIGPNGAGKTTGMRCMAGILRATSGRVLINGYEINEQQAKAKRGLAFVPEVPSLYELLTVYEHLRFIAMCFDTLPIFEAKHEELLARYHLLDKRNDLVATLSKGMRQKLSVACALVHEANVFLLDEPLIGIDPAGAHELKQEIVRMKEGGAAVLISTHLLDTAEKLCDRVLIMARGKLLAEGSPEQLREHYGMQGQSLEEVFLQLTNEVA; the protein is encoded by the coding sequence ATGCTTGAAGTTCAGGGTTTGGTAAAGGAATATAAAGAGTACAGAGCAGTCAACGAGCTCTCCTTTAGGATCAATCCTGGCGAAATCGTCGGCCTCATCGGCCCCAATGGAGCTGGGAAGACCACCGGGATGCGGTGCATGGCCGGCATCCTGCGGGCAACCAGCGGCCGAGTGCTCATCAACGGCTACGAGATCAACGAACAACAGGCAAAAGCCAAACGCGGCCTCGCATTTGTCCCCGAAGTTCCGTCCCTATACGAGCTCCTAACAGTTTATGAGCACCTGCGCTTCATTGCGATGTGCTTCGACACCCTTCCGATATTTGAAGCCAAACACGAAGAACTCCTCGCACGCTACCACCTGCTGGACAAGCGCAACGACCTCGTCGCAACGCTTAGTAAAGGTATGCGGCAAAAGTTGTCGGTCGCCTGCGCGCTGGTTCACGAAGCGAACGTCTTTCTCCTCGACGAACCCCTCATCGGCATCGACCCCGCCGGAGCTCATGAGCTCAAACAAGAGATTGTTCGAATGAAGGAAGGCGGTGCCGCCGTCCTCATTTCTACACACCTGCTAGATACCGCCGAAAAGCTCTGCGACCGGGTACTGATCATGGCGAGAGGCAAGCTCCTCGCCGAGGGTAGCCCCGAACAGCTTCGCGAGCACTACGGCATGCAAGGGCAATCGCTCGAAGAAGTCTTCCTCCAGCTCACGAACGAGGTCGCTTGA